One stretch of Carassius gibelio isolate Cgi1373 ecotype wild population from Czech Republic chromosome B1, carGib1.2-hapl.c, whole genome shotgun sequence DNA includes these proteins:
- the irs2a gene encoding insulin receptor substrate 2a, whose amino-acid sequence MASPPLKGGPALSNDNNIHSNNIRKCGYLKKQKHGHRRYFVLKDQSDGLPARLEYYENEKKWKNKSAAKRVIFIDSCLSINKRADAKHRYLIALYTKDEYFAIAAENEQEQESWHAALTDLLSKGKVCDSSVSTSASSLVGFEEGNYGMITPVNAAYKEVWQVNLKAKGLGQSRNITGVYRLCLSSRTISFVKLNSEVASVTLQLMNIRRCGHSDSFFFIEVGRSASTGPGELWMQADDSVVAQNIHETILEAMKAMKELSEFRPRSKSQSSGSNPISVPTRRNLNNLPPSQTGLVRRSRTDSTAATSPVSIFSSCRIRTASEGEGTMTRPVSMSISENGSPTTVGRNHMSRSNTVSVGCRTSEPSLLHQSRSMSMTMSHSPPSAVSPLNLSSVSMNGSISSAVYRPSSCNDSVSGSPNDTGFLSCDDYSSSPGDVRYNLANRSDTPSSLSSTPPSREASELHGYMVMDKPTQNKMWPSNREMLEVETYRKRTYSLTTPRQQVAHSHVASASLDEYMLMRAANSHSGRSTNSASPKVSYPEDYGDIEIGSNSNVGDDGYMPMTPGMAPQGAKNDHYMPMSPMSISAPKQIINPRLHPQSTGSGCTTNSPSSGSLEDSGYMKMWSGSKFSLEGSDGRAVSGEYMNMSPVDSCVSPTPSDCLLGQCEPTQQPSPSLSIRFNNQQPKRAEDDQYVLMSPQSQYPTEEENRVFALPPLRRPDAITHRARVNRPNRLSLDTLRMLPSMTEHPLPCEPKSPGEYINIDFAATTQYSSPSMVSVESQGSLSNLRQGSPLSDYMNFNHNSHPPKLREALSSPLDRMPELAECPCPHDERAFFLNEQRKSSCPSGTGKDNYTEMSFKSVQISPPFLTENGESVSVSPTSGVQRLKLSDQGVSTGIGAFLLAASSVDPNGGAKVIRADPQGRRRHSSETFSSTTTVAPVFPSFAHNVKRHSSASVENISVRSSEGSDEEYGSPMCRETSAGYQNGLNYIALNLMEKQEMGKCELVGFKTGGCCKAGINGLHGTSYVCLGFKETAATVQD is encoded by the coding sequence ATGGCAAGTCCGCCTCTTAAAGGGGGACCCGCGTTATCAAATGACAACAACATTCATTCAAACAACATCAGAAAATGCGGATACCTCAAGAAGCAAAAGCACGGACATCGGCGCTATTTTGTTTTGAAGGATCAGAGTGATGGACTGCCTGCGCGGCTGGAGTACTATGAGAatgaaaagaaatggaaaaacaaGTCCGCTGCAAAAAGAGTCATATTCATCGACTCCTGTCTGAGCATAAACAAGCGCGCTGATGCGAAACACAGATATTTAATAGCACTCTATACCAAGGACGAGTATTTTGCTATTGCTGCAGAGAATGAGCAAGAGCAGGAGAGCTGGCACGCAGCCTTAACAGATTTATTAAGTAAGGGAAAAGTGTGTGACAGCTCCGTTTCTACTTCGGCATCATCTCTGGTGGGCTTCGAGGAGGGAAACTACGGTATGATTACACCAGTGAATGCCGCGTATAAAGAGGTATGGCAAGTAAATCTTAAAGCAAAGGGACTTGGGCAGAGCAGAAATATCACTGGCGTTTACAGACTGTGCTTATCAAGTCGGACAATTAGCTTTGTGAAACTTAACTCGGAGGTGGCATCTGTGACACTGCAGTTGATGAATATACGCAGATGTGGGCACTCTGATAGCTTTTTCTTCATTGAGGTGGGGAGATCTGCTTCTACTGGACCTGGAGAGCTGTGGATGCAAGCAGATGATTCTGTGGTGGCACAAAATATACATGAGACCATTTTAGAAGCTATGAAAGCGATGAAAGAGCTGTCAGAGTTCAGACCACGCAGCAAAAGCCAGTCATCAGGATCAAATCCCATCTCTGTACCAACTCGACGGAACCTAAACAATCTACCCCCTAGTCAGACGGGGTTGGTGAGGAGGTCAAGGACGGACAGTACAGCAGCAACATCTCCTGTCTCCATATTTTCCTCTTGCCGAATACGCACAGCAAGTGAAGGGGAGGGTACCATGACCAGGCCTGTCTCCATGTCAATATCTGAGAATGGGAGCCCGACAACTGTTGGCCGGAACCACATGAGCAGATCTAACACAGTATCTGTGGGCTGCCGGACATCAGAACCATCACTGCTTCATCAAAGCAGGTCCATGTCCATGACAATGTCCCATTCACCACCATCTGCTGTAAGCCCACTAAATTTGTCCTCAGTCAGTATGAATGGATCCATCTCATCTGCAGTATACAGACCCTCCAGCTGCAATGATTCTGTTTCTGGGTCACCCAACGATACTGGCTTCCTCTCATGTGACGATTACAGTTCTAGCCCAGGGGATGTGAGGTACAATCTAGCAAACAGGAGTGACACTCCTTCTTCTCTCTCCAGTACACCACCCTCACGAGAAGCCAGTGAGCTCCATGGTTACATGGTGATGGACAAACCAACACAAAACAAGATGTGGCCAAGTAACAGAGAAATGCTGGAGGTGGAGACATACCGGAAGAGGACATATTCTCTGACAACCCCTCGGCAACAGGTAGCACACTCCCATGTAGCCTCAGCGTCACTTGATGAATACATGCTGATGAGAGCTGCGAACAGCCACTCTGGACGGAGCACAAATTCTGCCTCTCCTAAGGTCTCATACCCAGAAGATTATGGGGACATTGAGATTGGCTCTAACAGTAATGTGGGTGATGATGGCTACATGCCTATGACACCAGGCATGGCACCTCAGGGTGCCAAAAATGATCACTACATGCCCATGAGTCCTATGAGTATTTCAGCACCCAAGCAGATCATTAACCCCAGGTTACATCCCCAGTCCACAGGCAGTGGCTGCACCACTAATTCGCCCAGCAGTGGATCTCTAGAAGACAGCGGGTACATGAAGATGTGGTCTGGGTCCAAGTTTTCTCTTGAGGGCTCTGATGGGAGAGCGGTGAGTGGAGAATACATGAATATGTCACCTGTTGATTCATGCGTCTCACCCACACCATCAGATTGTTTGCTGGGTCAGTGTGAACCAACACAACAGCCCTCCCCATCTCTAAGTATTCGCTTCAACAACCAACAACCTAAACGGGCAGAGGATGACCAGTATGTTTTGATGAGTCCCCAGAGCCAATATCCAACAGAAGAGGAAAACAGAGTTTTTGCCCTGCCCCCTCTCCGTCGCCCTGATGCCATAACACACAGAGCAAGAGTCAACAGGCCCAATAGGTTATCTCTAGACACTCTGAGGATGCTTCCAAGCATGACAGAACATCCTCTCCCCTGTGAGCCTAAAAGCCCTGGTGAGTACATCAACATAGACTTTGCTGCTACTACACAGTACTCTTCTCCCTCTATGGTTTCTGTGGAAAGCCAAGGGTCATTGTCCAACCTCAGACAGGGATCCCCCCTCTCAGACTACATGAATTTCAACCATAATTCACACCCTCCTAAACTGAGGGAAGCACTCAGCAGTCCCCTGGATAGAATGCCAGAGCTGGCTGAATGCCCATGCCCGCATGATGAGAGGGCTTTTTTCCTCAATGAACAGAGGAAATCATCATGCCCATCTGGCACCGGTAAAGATAACTACACTGAGATGAGTTTCAAAAGTGTTCAGATCTCACCTCCATTCCTGactgagaatggtgagagtgttTCAGTCAGCCCCACTAGCGGGGTTCAAAGGCTTAAATTAAGTGACCAGGGGGTTTCAACTGGAATTGGTGCTTTCTTGTTGGCTGCCTCCTCTGTAGACCCAAATGGAGGAGCAAAGGTGATCCGAGCAGACCCTCAAGGCCGGAGACGGCATAGCTCTGAGACCTTTTCATCCACCACAACAGTTGCACCTGTATTTCCTTCCTTTGCACACAATGTTAAGCGCCACAGCTCTGCTTCAGTCGAGAACATCTCTGTCCGAAGCAGTGAAGGATCTGATGAGGAGTATGGGTCTCCCATGTGCAGAGAGACTTCAGCTGGTTATCAGAACGGACTTAACTACATTGCCTTAAACCTCATGGAGAAACAAGAGATGGGCAAATGTGAGCTTGTGGGCTTCAAGACTGGTGGTTGCTGCAAAGCAGGAATAAATGGATTACATGGAACTTCATATGTGTGTCTGGGATTCAAAGAGACTGCAGCCACTGTACAAG